One Endozoicomonas gorgoniicola DNA window includes the following coding sequences:
- a CDS encoding efflux RND transporter periplasmic adaptor subunit: MIGKYLGFPLFLISIAALFVLSGCQDSHAVSSEKTPPPPRVEVAQVLVEKITELDEYTGRLESPQTVTVVPRVSGYVDRVDFKEGSMVEVGDVLFSIDSRWFTAEVTRIKAELSSAQTSLNQAIKDYERVLRLGKTKAISQETIDARFADKQRSIASVSALKAALAKAELDLEFTLVRAPIAGKVSNAEVTKGNYVTTGQTVLTSLVSTSHMYAYFDVDERSFFKYQKLNGFLPTGGEMDNNVVQMSLANDTGYPHVGHIDFVDNAIDEATGTIRVRAVFDNKAQNLLPGMFAKLRIAGSESYQGVLIDNKAIGTDLNNKYVLVLGEDNIVQYRAISLGEGVNGLRIVSSGLNAGDRIVVNGLQRVRPNMAVTPDEVPMVDDNTLVNIRQQQALLDKQRSQLLTLQGN; this comes from the coding sequence ATGATAGGTAAATACCTTGGTTTTCCCCTTTTTCTTATCTCAATTGCAGCACTTTTTGTGCTGTCGGGATGTCAGGATTCACATGCAGTATCATCTGAGAAAACACCTCCGCCTCCAAGGGTTGAAGTGGCTCAGGTGTTAGTTGAAAAAATAACAGAGCTAGATGAGTACACAGGTCGTTTGGAATCTCCGCAGACAGTGACAGTAGTGCCTCGTGTGTCAGGCTACGTTGACAGGGTCGATTTTAAAGAGGGAAGCATGGTTGAAGTGGGTGATGTCCTCTTCTCTATTGATAGTCGATGGTTCACAGCTGAAGTTACACGGATCAAAGCTGAACTAAGCAGCGCTCAAACGAGTTTGAATCAAGCGATTAAAGATTATGAGCGTGTTCTGCGCCTGGGTAAAACTAAGGCTATTTCGCAGGAAACCATTGATGCACGATTTGCTGACAAGCAGCGCAGTATTGCAAGCGTATCAGCGTTAAAAGCAGCCTTGGCCAAGGCAGAGCTGGATCTGGAATTTACACTGGTTCGCGCACCTATCGCAGGTAAAGTATCGAATGCCGAAGTCACTAAGGGTAACTACGTTACGACTGGTCAAACAGTGTTGACCTCTTTGGTATCTACGTCTCATATGTATGCTTACTTTGATGTTGATGAGCGAAGTTTTTTTAAGTATCAAAAGCTTAATGGCTTCCTGCCAACAGGTGGTGAAATGGATAATAATGTAGTGCAAATGTCCCTGGCGAATGATACTGGCTACCCGCACGTTGGTCACATTGATTTTGTCGACAATGCCATTGATGAAGCTACTGGAACCATTCGTGTTCGCGCAGTCTTTGATAATAAAGCACAAAACTTACTTCCAGGTATGTTTGCCAAACTGCGTATCGCTGGATCTGAGAGCTATCAGGGCGTGCTGATCGATAACAAAGCAATTGGCACCGATCTGAACAATAAGTACGTACTGGTTCTTGGTGAAGACAACATTGTTCAGTATCGGGCAATCTCTCTTGGTGAAGGTGTGAATGGCTTGCGTATCGTGTCCTCTGGCCTCAATGCAGGTGACAGGATTGTCGTAAATGGCCTGCAACGTGTGAGACCCAATATGGCTGTGACGCCTGACGAGGTTCCTATGGTTGATGACAACACCTTAGTGAATATTCGTCAGCAACAGGCACTACTTGATAAGCAGCGCAGTCAGCTTCTGACTTTGCAAGGGAACTGA